The Leclercia sp. S52 genome has a segment encoding these proteins:
- the cysG gene encoding siroheme synthase CysG — translation MDHLPIFCQLRNRDCLLVGGGDVAERKARLLLEAGARLTVNALAFAPQFTVWAQEGMLTLVEGEFQESLLDTCWLTIAATDDDAVNQRVSDACEARRIFCNVVDAPKEASFIMPSIIDRSPLMVAVSSGGTSPVLARLLREKLEAILPQHLGQVAHYAGQLRSRVKKQFATVGERRRFWEKFFVNDRLAQSLANQDRKAVEETTEQLINAPLDHRGEVVLVGAGPGDAGLLTLKGLQQIQQADIVVYDRLVSDDIMNLVRRDADRVFVGKRAGYHCVPQEEINQILLREAQKGKRVVRLKGGDPFIFGRGGEELETLCEAGIPFSVVPGITAASGCSAYSGIPLTHRDYAQSVRLVTGHLKTGCELDWHNLAAEKQTLVFYMGLNQAATIQAKLLEHGMDAEMPVALVENGTSIKQRVVSGELTQLGDLAQQVESPALIVVGRVVALRDKLNWFSNH, via the coding sequence GTGGATCACCTGCCAATATTCTGTCAATTACGCAATCGCGACTGCCTGCTGGTAGGGGGTGGCGATGTGGCTGAACGCAAAGCCCGCCTGCTGTTAGAGGCAGGTGCCCGACTCACCGTTAATGCCCTCGCCTTCGCCCCGCAATTTACCGTGTGGGCGCAGGAGGGGATGCTCACCCTCGTCGAGGGTGAGTTCCAGGAATCTCTGCTCGATACCTGCTGGCTGACCATTGCCGCCACCGACGACGACGCGGTTAACCAGCGCGTCAGCGACGCCTGTGAAGCGCGGCGGATCTTCTGCAACGTGGTGGATGCGCCGAAAGAGGCGAGCTTTATCATGCCGTCGATTATCGACCGCTCCCCGCTGATGGTCGCCGTCTCCTCCGGCGGGACGTCGCCAGTGCTGGCGCGTCTGCTGCGCGAAAAGCTGGAAGCGATCCTGCCGCAGCATCTGGGCCAGGTGGCTCACTATGCGGGGCAGCTGCGCTCACGCGTGAAAAAGCAGTTCGCCACCGTGGGCGAACGCCGTCGCTTCTGGGAAAAATTCTTTGTGAACGACCGGCTGGCGCAGTCGCTGGCGAATCAGGATCGGAAAGCGGTGGAGGAAACTACCGAGCAGCTGATCAATGCCCCGCTCGATCACCGGGGCGAAGTGGTGCTGGTGGGTGCCGGTCCGGGCGATGCCGGGCTGTTGACCCTGAAAGGGTTACAGCAGATCCAGCAGGCGGATATCGTAGTCTATGACCGTCTGGTCTCCGACGACATCATGAACCTGGTGCGCCGCGATGCGGATCGGGTGTTTGTTGGCAAACGTGCGGGCTACCACTGCGTGCCGCAGGAAGAGATTAACCAGATCCTGCTGCGTGAAGCGCAAAAGGGTAAACGCGTGGTGCGTCTGAAAGGCGGCGATCCCTTTATCTTTGGGCGTGGCGGCGAGGAGCTGGAGACCCTCTGTGAGGCGGGCATTCCGTTCTCAGTAGTGCCGGGCATTACCGCCGCCTCCGGCTGCTCGGCCTATTCCGGTATCCCGTTGACCCACCGTGACTACGCCCAAAGCGTGCGCCTGGTTACCGGCCACCTGAAAACCGGCTGTGAGCTGGACTGGCACAACCTGGCCGCCGAGAAGCAGACCCTGGTGTTCTATATGGGGCTGAACCAGGCGGCGACTATTCAGGCTAAGCTGCTTGAACACGGCATGGATGCAGAAATGCCGGTTGCGCTGGTGGAGAACGGTACCTCGATTAAACAGCGCGTGGTCAGTGGCGAGTTAACCCAGCTGGGCGATCTGGCGCAGCAGGTTGAAAGCCCGGCGCTGATCGTCGTAGGCCGCGTGGTGGCGCTACGTGACAAGCTCAACTGGTTCTCAAACCACTAG
- a CDS encoding YhfL family protein translates to MFKLAKIALVAGILTTLTACTGHVQNTKNNCSYDYLLHPAISISKIIGGCGPAANQ, encoded by the coding sequence ATGTTCAAACTGGCAAAGATTGCCCTGGTTGCAGGCATCTTAACTACCCTGACGGCGTGCACCGGCCACGTGCAAAACACCAAAAATAACTGCAGCTACGACTACCTGCTGCACCCGGCGATCTCCATCTCCAAGATCATCGGTGGCTGCGGCCCGGCGGCAAACCAGTAA